The Maniola hyperantus chromosome 2, iAphHyp1.2, whole genome shotgun sequence genome includes a region encoding these proteins:
- the LOC117988825 gene encoding cell adhesion molecule Dscam2-like yields the protein MLALLLTSLSLTLTNVCSDAPARLAPSFAVEPPPLLRYAASAGARVPCLARGDPLPRVSWLNEDGTTLADIPHIRRVYSNGTLELFPAGTRGGDARATLRCRAANPHGALVSRDVVLQPVADTQWEVSLSDATVAAGGVAALWCRTAPAAHAAHAAHAAHAAPALFYRGDRVLHVDAPSPEARYIVAGGALLLRDVAATDAGAYSCLARHDLTANTKRSRPALLSVLPSSSGSAPRLAAADSEVSVRAGTALCLPCVASDYPPPQYTWYREREGRLAPVAAGGALWLWAGGAALCVARAAREHSGAWLCKAYNVFGDATAQVRLDVLEPFAVTVTPPHVVAEVGGTVRLNCSCSEPRAALSWWRDGAALAGAVGPALLLRGVTRAHAGLYQCIARHGARTEQAAAEVRLGDSPPELQYTFIEQALRGGGSVALRCVAAASPPPRVSWLLDGHPLDHYLPHHRYSISEEASTQGEVVSTLNVTATAAGDGGRYSCRASNALGAVEHSARLNIYGPPLVRPMSAVRAVAGENLTLHCPYAGYPISSVSWRRRGAAAALAGAGRAAARSAVLQLTPAQPHDAGHYACTVTAPSGPAATRDVEILVRNPPKISPFMFSSELTEGSSAQVLCGVSSGDKPMYFSWLKDGAPLEPSLQIEEKSLSEFSLLVFPELRARHSGTYTCRATNAAAAATYSATLQVNVAPSWVTEPLDAAVLLGAPLLLQCAVRGHPTPVVTWYRRIGEIISGMENSDRWEATGPEWGADDSASLATPGGATGSATLSARGAARSHQGLYRCTADNGVGAPLVKHVNVTVHEPAHFGPAGDAPRSVSSVRGRSVALECLALGDAPLTVHWTHRGNKLDLDSYRWTIAEERRGGGVRSSLRLRGVEARDAGEYRCHARNAHGRADTAILLTVEEAPAAPRALRLAGVGARAVRVAWRARRGAGVHFGALCTPLHALPARDHTPELLNLTVEERADNDIDSDGYALLAARVAGLRPAAAYSLRLLAANHVGASPHSDALLFTTLEEAPTGSPQNVRVRVVNSEELLVSWSAPAQDSWHGELLGYAVSWREVARGAAADGPREHAAPRGVAVARGWSGAELALRGLRPFARYALTARAFNRAGVGPPCAAVYAATVDGVPEEPPRSVSCEAASARSLRVRWLPPTQVPALPVRGYDLHYAPVDHSDSWSGAEASGAEAARAAPGGEALLGGLRAATDYSVSVRVRSERGAGPASPPALCRTSDDVPSAPEALRALAAGADAVRVSWAAPAARGGVLTHYTLYTRELGKVGGEWAVRVAADDDEAWHEVRGLRERAVYEFWVRAATAAGAGAPSPAVSAAPQPLRAARISSLGREVRAAPGARVRLRCAALGAPPVARRWAPLPRAHTVTDTGDLVIHTQLHRSVPPPEVEPQSGGNYSCWARNAAGADAVTYVLRVLHAPAPPAPPRLVRAEPHALGLAWEPPPDDGGAPLLGYTLLWWAEGEAETEAEVQAAAGAKAQAAAGAEAAARQWRAGAAARGATLRGLACGAPYRVALRAHNAVGASPRSRTLTLRTRGDKAVAPPGKECIWVNSTALRVALLAWGGRCAVAGFSLALRRAGGAWADLPGRGDSAEATDLEPGTWYEVRVLAHSPAGDTPALYRAATLTENGERIGEPTELPLEARMSTADGAADAARVAAWWRGGAGVAAALLAAALALLMGAAVVLACRARRAHAPCDVHEQPLYVAQPKQTNGKTITPPDDLHEISPYATFSMSSASAGGTRSCALHLHSFAREPLAMAAPPPRPHLLAHPNDYGSARDSDSESSGSPCAACAAELYRVPAAHLSDTLPAGADSSADDGSDARREPPRTRARRRDPTPAARYSPVAPRGGARGAATPGTRRRAM from the exons ATGCTCGCGCTGTTGCTGACGTCACTCAGCCTCACGCTCACAA ATGTATGTTCGGACGCGCCGGCTCGCCTCGCGCCGTCGTTCGCCGTGGAGCCGCCGCCGCTGCTGCGCTACGCCGCGTCGGCCGGCGCGCGCGTGCCGTGCCTCGCGCGCGGCGACCCGCTGCCGCGCGTCTCCTGGCTCAACGAGGACGGCACCACGCTCGCTGATATCCCACACATCAG GAGGGTGTACAGCAACGGCACGCTCGAGCTGTTCCCCGCCGGCACGCGCGGCGGCGACGCGCGTGCCACGCTGCGCTGTCGTGCCGCCAACCCGCACGGCGCGCTCGTGTCGCGCGACGTCGTGCTGCAGCCAG TGGCAGACACGCAATGGGAGGTGTCCCTGTCGGACGCGACGGTCGCGGCGGGTGGTGTCGCGGCGCTGTGGTGTCGCACCGCGCCCGCCGCGCACGCCGCGCACGCCGCGCACGCCGCGCACGCTGCGCCCGCGCTCTTCTACCGCGGCGACCGAGTGCTGCACGTCGACGCGCCGAGCCCCG AGGCGCGCTACATCGTGGCGGGCGGCGCGCTGCTGCTGCGCGACGTGGCGGCGACAGACGCGGGCGCCTACAGCTGCCTGGCGCGGCACGACCTCACCGCCAACACCAAGCGCTCCCGCCCCGCGCTCCTCAGCGTGCTGC CCAGCTCGTCCGGCTCGGCGCCGCGGCTGGCGGCGGCGGACAGCGAAGTGAGCGTGCGCGCCGGCACCGCACTCTGCTTGCCGTGCGTCGCCTCCGACTACCCGCCGCCGCAGTACAC ATGGTACCGCGAGCGCGAGGGGCGGCTGGCGCCCgtggcggcgggcggcgcgctgTGGCtgtgggcgggcggcgcggcgctgtGCGTGGCGCGCGCGGCGCGGGAGCACAGCGGCGCGTGGCTCTGCAAAGCGTACAACGTATTCGGCGACGCCACGGCGCAGGTGCGCCTCGACGTGCTCGAGCCCTTCGCCGTCACCGTCACGCCGCCGCACGTG GTGGCGGAGGTGGGCGGCACGGTGCGGCTCAACTGCAGCTGCAGCGAGCCGCGCGCAGCGCTGAGCTGGTGGCGCGACGGCGCGGCACTGGCGGGCGCGGTGGGTCCAGCGCTGCTGCTGCGCGGCGTGACGCGTGCGCACGCCGGCCTCTACCAGTGCATTGCACGGCACGGCGCGCGCACCGAGCAGGCAGCCGCGGAGGTGCGACTCGGAG ACTCTCCGCCGGAGCTGCAGTACACGTTCATCGAGCAGGCGCTGCGCGGCGGCGGCAGCGTGGCGCTGCGCTGCGTAGCGGCCGCGTCGCCGCCGCCGCGTGTCTCCTGGTTGCTGGACGGACACCCACTCGACCActacctgccgcaccacag GTATTCGATAAGCGAGGAAGCGTCGACGCAGGGCGAGGTGGTGTCGACGCTGAACGTGACGGCGACCGCGGCGGGCGACGGCGGCCGCTACTCGTGCCGCGCCAGCAACGCGCTGGGCGCCGTCGAACACTCCGCGCGTCTCAACATATACG GCCCGCCGCTGGTGCGGCCCATGAGCGCGGTGCGCGCGGTGGCGGGCGAGAACCTCACGCTGCACTGCCCCTACGCTGGATATCCGATCAG CTCGGTGTcgtggcggcggcgcggcgcggcggcggcgctggCGGGCGCGGGGCGTGCGGCAGCGCGCAGCGCGGTGCTGCAGCTGACGCCCGCGCAGCCGCACGACGCGGGCCACTACGCCTGCACCGTGACCGCGCCCTCCGGGCCCGCCGCCACCAGGGACGTCGAGATACTAGTTAGAA ACCCCCCGAAAATTTCTCCATTCATGTTCTCATCGGAGCTGACCGAAGGGAGCTCTGCCCAAGTGCTGTGCGGGGTTTCTTCCGGAGACAAGCCCATGTACTTCTCGTGGCTCAAAGACGGCGCTCCTCTGGAGCCAAGCCTGCAG ATAGAGGAAAAGAGCCTGAGCGAGTTCTCGCTGCTGGTGTTCCCCGAGCTGCGTGCGCGCCACAGCGGCACCTACACGTGCCGCGCCACcaacgccgccgccgccgccacctACAGCGCCACGCTCCAAGTCAACG TCGCTCCGTCGTGGGTCACGGAGCCCCTGGACGCGGCCGTGCTGCTGGGCGCGCCGCTGCTACTGCAGTGCGCGGTGCGCGGCCACCCCACGCCCGTCGTCACATGGTACAGGAGGATCG GTGAAATCATAAGTGGAATGGAAAATTCGGATCGATGGGAGGCGACAGGCCCAGAGTGGGGCGCGGACGACAGCGCATCGCTCGCCACGCCCGGTGGTGCCACGGGCAGCGCGACGCTGTCGgcgcgcggcgccgcgcgcTCGCACCAGGGTCTGTACCGCTGCACCGCCGACAACGGCGTCGGCGCGCCGCTCGTCAAGCATGTCAACGTCACCGTGCACG AGCCAGCGCACTTCGGCCCCGCGGGTGACGCGCCGCGCAGCGTGTCGAGCGTGCGCGGCCGCAGCGTGGCGCTGGAGTGCCTCGCGCTCGGTGACGCGCCGCTCACCGTGCACTGGACGCATCGGGGCAACAAGCTCGACCTCGACTCTTACAG ATGGACGATAGCGGAggagcggcgcggcggcggcgtgcgCTCGTCGCTGCGCCTGCGCGGCGTGGAGGCGCGCGACGCGGGCGAGTACCGCTGCCACGCGCGCAACGCGCACGGACGCGCCGACACCGCCATACTGCTCACCGTGGAAG AGGcgccggcggcgccgcgcgcgctGCGGCTGGCGGGCGTGGGCGCGCGCGCCGTGCGCGTGGCGTGGCGCGCGCGGCGTGGCGCCGGCGTGCACTTCGGCGCGCTGTGCACGCCGCTGCACGCGCTGCCCGCACGCGACCACACGCCGGAGCTGCTCAACCTCACCGTGGAGGAGCGCGCCGACAACGA CATCGACTCGGACGGCTACGCGCTGCTGGCGGCGCGCGTGGCGGGCCTGCGCCCCGCGGCCGCCTACTCGCTGCGCCTGCTGGCCGCCAACCACGTGGGCGCGTCGCCGCACTCCGACGCGCTGCTCTTCACCACGCTCGAGGAAG CACCGACGGGATCTCCTCAGAACGTGCGAGTGAGAGTTGTCAACTCGGAAGAACTGCTCGTGTCTTGGTCG GCGCCGGCGCAGGACAGCTGGCACGGCGAGCTGCTGGGCTACGCCGTGTCGTGGCGCGAGGTCGCGCGCGGTGCGGCGGCGGACGGGCCGCGCGAGCACGCGGCGCCGCGCGGCGTGGCCGTGGCGCGCGGCTGGAGCGGCGCCGAGCTGGCGTTGCGCGGCCTGCGCCCCTTCGCGCGCTACGCGCTCACGGCGCGCGCTTTCAACCGCGCGGGCGTGGGCCCGCCGTGCGCCGCCGTGTACGCCGCCACCGTCGACGGAG TGCCGGAGGAGCCCCCGCGCTCGGTGTCGTGCGAGGCGGCGTCGGCGCGCTCGCTGCGCGTGCGCTGGCTGCCGCCGACGCAGGTGCCCGCGCTGCCCGTCCGCGGCTACGACTTGCACTACGCGCCCGTCGACCACTCCGACT CGTGGAGCGGCGCGGAGGCGAGCGGCGCGgaggcggcgcgcgcggcgccggGCGGCGAGGCGCTGCTGGGCGGGCTGCGCGCCGCCACCGACTACTCGGTGAGCGTGCGCGTGCGCTCGGAGCGCGGCGCCGGGCCCGCGTCGCCGCCCGCGCTGTGCCGCACCAGCGACGACG TGCCGAGCGCGCCCGAGGCGCTGCGCGCGCTGGCGGCGGGCGCGGACGCCGTGCGCGTGTCGTGGGCGGCgccagcggcgcgcggcggcgtgCTCACGCACTACACGCTCTACACCCGGGAACTCGGCAA GGTGGGCGGCGAGTGGGCCGTGCGCGTGGCGGCGGACGACGACGAGGCGTGGCACGAGGTGCGCGGGCTGCGCGAGCGCGCCGTGTACGAGTTCTGGGTGCgcgccgccaccgccgccgGCGCGGGCGCGCCCAGCCCCGCCGTCAGCGCCGCGCCGCAGCCGCTCC GGGCGGCTCGGATCTCGTCGCTGGGGCGCGAGGTGCGCGCGGCGCCGGGCGCGCGCGTGCGGCTGCGCTGCGCCGCGCTGGGCGCGCCACCCGTCGCGCGCCGCTGGGCGCCGCTTCCGCGCGCGCACACCGTCACCGACACGGGGGACCTCGTCATACACA CTCAGTTGCACCGCTCGGTGCCTCCGCCAGAGGTGGAGCCGCAGTCGGGCGGCAACTACTCGTGCTGGGCGCGCAACGCGGCCGGCGCCGACGCCGTCACGTACGTGCTGCGCGTGCTAcacgcgcccgcgccgcccgcgccgccgcgcctcGTGCGCGCCGAGCCGCACGCACTCGGCCTCGCCTGGGAGCCGCCGCCCGACGACGGCGGCGCCCCCCTGCTCG GGTACACGCTGCTGTGGTGGGCGGAGGGGGAGGCGGAGACGGAGGCGGAGGTGcaggcggcggcgggcgcgaaGGCGcaggcggcggcgggcgcggaggcggcggcgcggcagTGGCGCGCGGGCgctgcggcgcgcggcgcgacgCTGCGCGGGCTGGCGTGCGGCGCGCCGTACCGCGTGGCGTTGCGCGCGCACAACGCCGTGGGCGCGTCGCCACGCTCGCGCACGCTCACGCTGCGCACGCGGGGCGACA AGGCCGTGGCGCCGCCGGGCAAGGAGTGCATCTGGGTCAACAGCACCGCGCTGCGCGTCGCGCTGCTGGCGTGGGGCGGCCGCTGCGCCGTCGCGGGCTTCTCGCTGGCGCTGCGGCGCGCGGGCGGCGCCTGGGCCGACCTGCCCGGCCGAGGTGACAGTGCCGAG GCAACCGATTTGGAGCCGGGCACGTGGTACGAAGTGCGTGTTCTGGCACACTCGCCGGCGGGTGACACTCCCGCGCTCTACAGAGCCGCCACGCTCACGGAAAATGGAG AACGGATCGGCGAACCGACGGAGCTGCCTCTGGAGGCGCGCATGAGTACGGCGGACGGTGCGGCGGACGCGGCGCGCGTGGCGGCGTGgtggcgcggcggcgcgggtgTGGCGGCGGCGCTGCTGGCGGCCGCGCTGGCGTTGCTGATGGGCGCGGCCGTGGTGCTGGCgtgccgcgcgcgccgcgcgcACGCGCCGTGCGACGTGCACGAGCAGCCGCTCTACGTCGCGCAACCAAAGCAGACCAACGGGAAGACGATCACTCCGCCCGATG ACCTGCACGAGATCAGCCCGTACGCCACGTTCAGCATGTCGAGCGCGAGCGCGGGCGGCACGCGCTCGTGCGCGCTGCACCTGCACTCGTTCGCGCGTGAGCCACTCGCGATGGCCGCGCCACCGCCGCGCCCGCACCTGCTCGCGCACCCCAACG ACTACGGCAGCGCGCGCGACAGCGACTCCGAGTCGAGCGGCTCGCCGTGCGCTGCGTGCGCCGCCGAGCTGTACCGCGTGCCCGCCGCGCACCTGTCTG ACACGCTGCCAGCCGGCGCCGACTCCAGCGCGGACGACGGCTCGGACGCGCGCCGCGAGCCGCCACGGACGCGCGCGCGGCGCCGCGACCCCACGCCCGCCGCCAG GTACTCGCCCGTGGCGCCGCGGGGCGGGGCACGCGGCGCCGCGACGCCGGGCACGCGGCGCCGCGCGATGTGA